In Synechococcus sp. CC9616, the following are encoded in one genomic region:
- a CDS encoding iron uptake porin, with amino-acid sequence MRKGVASLLGLSLACSVLAPGPVSAVEPIRGLDRFSDVRPTDWAYQALSQLVDRFGCVAGFSNGSLLGERTITRFEAAALLNTCLQQVSDVTDALQRLIKEFESELALIRGRVDGLEARLGELEATQFSTTTTLRGQAYFVANANAFKGSARGFKREANRSLGAANLLFDLELDLSTSFSGKDLLLTKLRTGSFNANNSLSGAPTNQSALNIAYSSNDAGEPVLSVDKLFYQFPIGSDFTVIIGPNVAQDDMFGMYPSLYGDDAILNYSALAGAPLAYNQNQGAGAGLIWSGESGFSLTGSYVAINGNSDNTQQGGIATSSAGGTATIQAGYQSGSWAMAAVYSGLQNGSWLEPYGTPLLNDSLQNNSGCTHAFGLGGSWQPADSGWIPSISAGWGINSTTYDPGVHRDGLVEFSQSWTLALQWDDVFQQGNKAGMAVGQPVFATSLYGGDTPDDGNYVWEWWYQFQVTDNISVTPALFYLSRPLGQETASGGTFQQLGGLVMTSFSF; translated from the coding sequence GTGCGCAAAGGCGTCGCCTCACTGTTGGGTCTATCCCTGGCATGCTCTGTATTGGCACCAGGGCCTGTCAGCGCCGTCGAACCGATCAGAGGGCTGGATCGATTCAGTGATGTGAGGCCGACGGACTGGGCTTACCAAGCCCTCAGTCAACTTGTCGATCGCTTTGGCTGTGTTGCCGGCTTCAGCAATGGCAGCCTGCTGGGTGAGCGGACCATCACACGCTTCGAGGCCGCCGCACTCCTGAACACCTGTCTTCAGCAGGTCAGTGACGTCACCGATGCGTTGCAACGTCTGATCAAGGAATTTGAGAGCGAGCTCGCTCTGATTCGCGGACGCGTTGATGGCTTAGAGGCTCGTTTGGGAGAGCTGGAAGCCACCCAGTTCTCAACCACCACCACCTTGCGGGGCCAGGCCTACTTTGTAGCAAACGCCAATGCCTTCAAAGGCTCAGCACGTGGCTTCAAGCGTGAGGCCAACCGCTCTCTCGGCGCTGCCAATCTGCTCTTCGATCTCGAACTGGACCTCTCGACCAGCTTCAGCGGAAAAGACCTGCTGCTGACCAAGTTGCGCACGGGCAGCTTCAACGCCAACAACAGCCTCAGTGGCGCCCCCACCAATCAGTCCGCGCTGAACATCGCCTACTCCTCAAACGATGCCGGTGAACCGGTTCTTTCAGTCGACAAGCTCTTTTACCAATTTCCAATCGGATCAGACTTCACCGTCATCATTGGTCCCAACGTCGCCCAGGACGACATGTTCGGGATGTACCCGAGCTTGTACGGCGATGACGCCATCCTGAATTATTCGGCCCTGGCTGGTGCCCCCCTGGCTTACAACCAGAACCAAGGGGCTGGCGCCGGGTTGATCTGGTCTGGAGAGAGTGGCTTCAGCCTCACAGGGAGCTATGTCGCCATCAACGGCAACAGCGACAACACCCAGCAAGGTGGCATCGCCACATCCTCAGCCGGCGGCACGGCCACCATTCAGGCGGGGTATCAGAGCGGATCATGGGCCATGGCCGCGGTGTACTCGGGGCTGCAGAACGGCAGCTGGCTGGAGCCCTATGGCACACCGCTGTTGAACGACAGCCTGCAAAACAACAGCGGCTGCACCCATGCCTTTGGACTTGGGGGCTCCTGGCAGCCTGCCGATAGTGGCTGGATTCCCTCGATCAGTGCCGGCTGGGGCATCAACTCGACCACCTATGACCCTGGCGTACATCGGGATGGATTGGTGGAGTTCAGCCAGTCATGGACCCTGGCACTTCAGTGGGATGACGTGTTCCAGCAGGGCAACAAGGCGGGGATGGCAGTTGGACAGCCGGTGTTCGCCACCAGCCTCTACGGCGGCGACACGCCGGACGATGGCAATTACGTTTGGGAATGGTGGTATCAATTTCAAGTGACGGACAACATCAGCGTCACTCCGGCTCTTTTTTATCTCTCCCGTCCGCTCGGCCAGGAAACAGCTAGCGGGGGCACTTTTCAGCAACTGGGGGGACTTGTGATGACGTCTTTCAGTTTCTGA
- a CDS encoding Crp/Fnr family transcriptional regulator — protein sequence MPRLQTVLLDPAGRGQATVLEVMEGICRVYCPCEETEGMTLAFLQSGDRLRTDRLCSDGACVEALTALKFRRDAVGSDELGMDAVNEWTLQLLRVRHLGQAEQRLHALLALLVNRLGLRCSDAFQLPFRLTHDRFGELIGATRVTTTRLLSKWRQAELLEMSGADLTMRFSPELIESSPLSF from the coding sequence ATGCCGAGGCTGCAAACCGTCCTTCTAGACCCTGCTGGCCGTGGACAGGCAACGGTTCTAGAGGTGATGGAGGGCATCTGTCGGGTCTATTGCCCATGTGAGGAGACAGAGGGGATGACCCTGGCGTTCCTGCAGTCGGGTGATCGCTTGCGGACCGATCGCTTATGCAGCGATGGCGCCTGTGTGGAAGCACTCACGGCACTCAAGTTCCGCCGTGATGCTGTTGGTTCGGATGAGCTCGGGATGGATGCCGTGAACGAATGGACCCTCCAGCTTCTGCGTGTTCGTCATCTCGGTCAGGCTGAGCAACGTCTCCATGCGCTGTTGGCGCTCCTGGTGAATCGCCTTGGCCTTCGTTGCAGCGATGCCTTCCAGCTGCCGTTCCGTCTCACTCACGATCGGTTCGGAGAACTGATTGGAGCCACGCGTGTCACCACGACTCGACTTCTCTCCAAGTGGCGTCAAGCCGAGCTTCTCGAGATGAGCGGCGCCGATCTAACAATGCGTTTTTCTCCTGAATTGATCGAAAGTTCTCCGCTGAGCTTCTGA
- the fldA gene encoding flavodoxin FldA: protein MAFTIFFATSTGKTEDVADRLKELLPGVEAKDVDNIGSADELAAAEGLICCIPTWNTGADEARSGTAWDDYVQEIPNLDFAGKPVAIVGLGDSSGYSDYFCDAMEELYTAFLQSGAKLIGKVSTESYDFDESKSVIDGKFCGLAIDEDNQSELTDERLKAWVQQINSEA from the coding sequence ATGGCTTTCACAATTTTCTTTGCAACGTCCACAGGAAAAACTGAGGATGTTGCCGATCGTTTAAAAGAGCTTCTTCCGGGTGTAGAAGCAAAAGATGTCGACAATATCGGCTCTGCAGATGAGCTTGCGGCAGCCGAGGGACTGATCTGCTGCATTCCAACATGGAACACCGGAGCTGATGAAGCTCGTTCCGGTACAGCTTGGGATGATTATGTTCAGGAGATTCCCAATTTGGACTTTGCTGGAAAGCCAGTAGCAATCGTCGGATTGGGTGATTCGTCTGGCTATTCAGATTATTTCTGCGACGCTATGGAAGAGCTCTACACGGCTTTTTTGCAGTCAGGTGCCAAGTTGATCGGTAAAGTTTCAACAGAAAGTTATGACTTTGACGAGTCAAAGAGTGTTATCGACGGCAAATTCTGTGGGCTCGCTATTGATGAAGATAACCAGTCTGAACTGACGGATGAACGTTTGAAAGCTTGGGTCCAGCAAATCAATTCTGAGGCTTGA
- a CDS encoding NAD(P)/FAD-dependent oxidoreductase, whose product MSESSIYDVVIIGGGPAGCSCALYTSRSSLKTCILDKNQNVGALAITHKIANYPGFSQEISGSDLLKAMREQAISYGSEYVQTQVYGVDLSSDIKIVYTPEGEYRSRTLVLATGAMGRTSTLPGESEFLGRGVSYCATCDAAFYKGEDVGVYGSNQEAVDEALVLTKFASTVHWITNTKPKKSIIGAEKLLASPNIKHWERTRLLSIHGSTEGVEKIELKPSSESNPVDLKVTGVFVYATGTLPITDFLHGQVNVNSEGGIKVSESMGTDTQGVWAIGDIRNTPYKQAIVACSDGCIAAMAIDKFLNQRKDIRVDWVHK is encoded by the coding sequence ATGTCCGAATCATCAATTTACGACGTTGTCATCATTGGCGGCGGTCCAGCTGGATGCAGTTGCGCTCTTTATACCTCAAGATCATCTTTAAAGACTTGCATTTTGGATAAAAATCAAAATGTTGGTGCACTAGCAATTACACACAAAATTGCAAACTATCCTGGATTTAGCCAAGAAATATCAGGTTCTGATCTGCTAAAGGCGATGAGAGAACAGGCCATTTCTTATGGTAGTGAATACGTTCAAACTCAGGTTTATGGGGTTGATCTTTCAAGTGATATCAAAATTGTTTATACACCCGAAGGAGAATATCGAAGCAGAACATTGGTTCTCGCAACTGGAGCAATGGGGCGCACCTCCACACTTCCCGGTGAATCTGAATTTCTCGGTCGTGGAGTGAGCTATTGCGCAACATGTGACGCTGCCTTCTACAAAGGGGAAGATGTAGGTGTCTATGGATCAAATCAAGAAGCAGTGGACGAGGCTCTTGTTCTCACTAAATTCGCCTCAACTGTGCACTGGATAACCAACACGAAGCCCAAAAAATCAATCATCGGAGCCGAAAAATTATTAGCTTCACCCAACATCAAACATTGGGAAAGAACAAGACTGCTCTCCATTCACGGCAGTACTGAAGGAGTTGAGAAAATAGAACTCAAGCCATCGTCTGAAAGCAATCCCGTGGACTTAAAAGTGACCGGAGTATTTGTCTACGCCACTGGGACACTTCCAATCACCGATTTCCTACATGGTCAAGTCAATGTTAATTCAGAAGGAGGAATCAAGGTCAGTGAAAGTATGGGAACAGATACTCAGGGTGTTTGGGCGATCGGTGACATTCGGAATACACCCTATAAGCAAGCCATTGTTGCTTGCTCAGACGGCTGTATCGCTGCAATGGCCATTGATAAATTTCTAAATCAACGGAAGGATATCCGTGTTGACTGGGTTCACAAGTAA
- a CDS encoding alpha/beta fold hydrolase, producing MTPKSLSFYHWNRQASRRIRVAFNAYPCLNKSRIDTSLAENNENLFHMVVPEILWLDLQPSLYCFNCRLSRLLSEKRTVRRWSFQHDPDEACTISIVHDLLRETIVDTRQRPHLVAHGFSGIVASLFESQYPELIQSLTLLSVDTNTANQWSSHYHTMRSQLPCSRSRLLEHLTSLLFESKEPKVYSALARIMAKCLDTNFITSSLVSHELNRSLTMNSVPTLVMNGDNDFVVDRNAEERWSTKLKPGDCYVSVPKSRHFFHFHHPEITVQRINAFLDMIPTTSSLGWTSRNLLSTQANNS from the coding sequence TTGACGCCAAAATCATTAAGCTTTTACCACTGGAATCGTCAAGCAAGCAGACGCATACGTGTAGCATTTAATGCCTACCCATGTCTCAATAAGAGCCGTATCGATACCTCCCTCGCTGAGAATAATGAAAATCTTTTCCATATGGTTGTACCTGAGATTCTATGGCTTGATCTCCAACCAAGCTTGTATTGTTTCAACTGCAGACTGAGCCGACTTTTATCAGAAAAAAGAACTGTTCGGCGTTGGTCTTTCCAACATGATCCGGATGAAGCCTGCACTATCTCGATCGTTCACGATCTATTACGCGAAACCATTGTCGATACAAGGCAGCGTCCTCATCTGGTTGCACATGGCTTCAGTGGCATTGTTGCATCCCTATTCGAAAGCCAATATCCAGAACTCATTCAATCATTAACTCTGCTTTCAGTTGATACAAACACAGCCAATCAATGGTCATCTCATTACCACACAATGAGAAGCCAATTACCTTGCTCTCGATCTCGACTTTTAGAGCATTTAACCTCTCTACTTTTTGAGAGCAAGGAGCCAAAAGTTTACTCAGCGTTAGCCAGAATAATGGCAAAATGCCTTGATACTAATTTTATTACGAGTTCCTTGGTGTCCCATGAATTAAATCGTTCATTAACCATGAATTCTGTGCCAACATTAGTTATGAATGGCGATAATGATTTCGTCGTTGACCGCAACGCAGAAGAGCGTTGGAGTACTAAGCTTAAACCGGGTGATTGCTATGTTTCAGTGCCTAAAAGCAGGCACTTTTTTCACTTCCACCATCCAGAGATTACTGTTCAGAGAATCAACGCTTTTCTAGACATGATCCCAACGACATCATCTCTCGGGTGGACTTCAAGAAATCTCCTTTCAACTCAAGCCAATAATTCATAA
- a CDS encoding chlorophyll a/b binding light-harvesting protein — MQSYGNPSVSYDWWAGNSGVAKRSGSFIAAHAAHAGLIMFWAGAFTLFELARYDLALPMGDQGLILLPHLASLGLGLGEGGTIANTEPYIAIAAFHLVSSAVLGAAGIWHTLRAPKDLSEAEGRAGKFHFDWDDPKKLTFILGHHLIFLGLGVIAFVEWAKRHGIYDTAIGAVRKVEPNIDLSMVWGYQTHFLTINSLEDVMGGHAVLAFILTIGGVWHIVSSPFGPFKKILIYSGEAILSYSLAGIALMGFVTSIWCAQNTTIYPVEFYGEALKLNFAFSPYFSDTASVIGGGHTARAWLANTHFYLAFFFLQGHFWHALRSMGFNFKSVSKAFESMDTAKIS; from the coding sequence ATGCAATCCTACGGGAACCCGTCAGTCTCTTATGACTGGTGGGCCGGCAACTCGGGTGTTGCCAAACGTTCTGGGTCGTTTATTGCAGCCCATGCAGCACATGCAGGCCTAATCATGTTTTGGGCTGGCGCATTCACTTTGTTCGAACTCGCCAGATATGACCTTGCCCTACCGATGGGAGATCAAGGTTTAATTCTGCTTCCACATCTCGCCTCTCTTGGCTTGGGATTGGGAGAGGGTGGCACAATCGCAAATACGGAACCTTATATCGCTATCGCAGCTTTCCATCTTGTCTCCTCAGCCGTTCTTGGAGCAGCTGGAATCTGGCACACGTTAAGAGCCCCGAAAGACCTTTCCGAAGCAGAAGGACGCGCCGGTAAATTCCACTTTGATTGGGACGACCCGAAAAAACTGACCTTCATCCTTGGCCATCACCTCATTTTTCTCGGTCTGGGTGTGATTGCCTTTGTGGAATGGGCCAAGCGCCATGGGATTTACGACACAGCGATCGGAGCTGTACGCAAGGTCGAGCCGAATATTGATCTGAGCATGGTCTGGGGATATCAGACTCATTTCCTGACAATCAATAGTCTGGAAGATGTCATGGGTGGCCATGCCGTCCTGGCATTCATTCTCACAATCGGAGGGGTCTGGCACATTGTTAGTTCACCTTTCGGACCCTTCAAAAAGATCTTGATTTATTCAGGTGAGGCAATTCTGTCCTATTCACTCGCTGGAATTGCCTTAATGGGTTTTGTGACAAGTATTTGGTGCGCTCAGAATACAACCATCTATCCGGTTGAATTCTATGGAGAAGCACTCAAACTCAATTTTGCTTTTTCACCCTATTTCAGTGATACCGCATCCGTCATTGGTGGTGGTCATACAGCAAGAGCATGGCTTGCTAACACACACTTTTATCTGGCCTTCTTCTTCCTACAAGGACATTTCTGGCATGCGCTGAGAAGTATGGGTTTCAATTTCAAGAGCGTCTCCAAGGCCTTCGAATCAATGGACACAGCAAAAATCAGCTAA
- a CDS encoding 2Fe-2S iron-sulfur cluster-binding protein, with product MAYFHVQLNTPDGVREFECPDDEYILEAAENAGIDMTYSCRAGACSSCAAKIIEGTLDQRDQSFLDDQQIQSGYALLCVAYATSQLVIRTNCEEEIW from the coding sequence ATGGCTTACTTTCATGTTCAACTAAATACACCTGATGGTGTTCGTGAATTTGAATGTCCAGACGATGAATATATTCTTGAAGCAGCTGAGAATGCCGGAATTGATATGACTTACTCATGTAGAGCTGGTGCTTGTAGCTCCTGCGCTGCAAAAATCATTGAAGGAACATTAGATCAGAGGGATCAAAGCTTTCTTGATGATCAACAAATTCAATCTGGCTATGCCTTACTTTGTGTAGCTTACGCTACCTCGCAATTGGTCATTCGAACAAATTGTGAAGAGGAGATTTGGTGA
- a CDS encoding phycobilisome rod-core linker polypeptide, producing MPSPLPILEYALTTQNSRVQSYQIERDEFNQSNKGDDIQDIIEKSYRQVFFHSMDCDRELFLESQLRNKSITVRDFIRGLLLSERFYSGYIQCNNNERLAKQVIGRILGRYSYNDGELRAYSIQIATNGFAYFVDTLLNSEEYINRFGDDCVPYQIKRILPGREEGTLPIYQALPRYADDWKQRLISRMMLMSINDHIIYNQSKTKIAALIYEKPKGKSLILWLAGLTSVGLVSLWLILTITNTMFTVR from the coding sequence ATGCCAAGTCCTTTACCGATACTTGAATACGCACTAACAACTCAAAATTCTCGAGTTCAATCGTACCAAATAGAAAGAGATGAATTCAATCAATCAAACAAAGGCGATGACATTCAAGACATCATAGAAAAGAGCTACAGGCAAGTCTTTTTCCACTCAATGGACTGTGATAGAGAACTATTTCTGGAATCACAGCTACGCAATAAGAGCATCACCGTTAGAGACTTTATAAGAGGATTATTGCTCTCAGAAAGGTTTTACAGCGGATACATACAATGCAATAACAACGAGCGGCTTGCGAAACAGGTCATAGGACGCATTTTAGGGCGCTACTCCTATAACGACGGCGAATTAAGGGCATACTCAATTCAAATAGCAACAAACGGATTTGCATATTTTGTCGACACCTTGCTCAATTCAGAAGAATACATCAACCGATTTGGGGACGACTGCGTCCCCTATCAGATCAAAAGAATATTGCCTGGCAGGGAAGAAGGAACTCTTCCCATCTATCAAGCACTGCCAAGATATGCGGACGACTGGAAACAACGATTAATCAGCAGAATGATGTTAATGTCGATCAATGATCACATAATATACAATCAAAGTAAAACAAAAATTGCAGCATTAATCTATGAAAAGCCTAAAGGAAAGTCATTGATTTTATGGCTAGCAGGACTCACAAGCGTCGGACTTGTATCCTTGTGGTTGATTCTAACGATCACAAACACGATGTTTACAGTTCGCTAA
- a CDS encoding ferritin, protein MDSELLSAFQQHLNMERHAHAAYFASAIWFAERELRGFARYFRAESQSEHDHAAQFGEYLIARGQTVELHPLEAPLQTWATAEEIMKTSFLMEADITTSLHQLYALAERASDVRTTVFLDPMIEKQIQAENEFAHLLGRVRFADNQPSAILIIDNELDEGRHQPATLQNN, encoded by the coding sequence ATGGACTCCGAGCTGCTCTCCGCCTTTCAACAGCACCTCAACATGGAGCGGCATGCCCACGCCGCATATTTTGCTTCTGCCATCTGGTTTGCCGAGCGGGAATTGAGAGGTTTCGCCCGCTACTTCAGAGCGGAATCCCAAAGCGAGCATGACCATGCCGCTCAATTTGGCGAATACTTAATCGCAAGAGGTCAAACCGTGGAACTGCATCCCCTGGAGGCCCCCCTGCAAACCTGGGCAACTGCAGAGGAGATCATGAAAACCTCCTTTCTGATGGAAGCTGATATCACCACATCGTTGCATCAGCTCTACGCCCTGGCGGAACGTGCCAGCGATGTTCGCACCACAGTTTTTCTTGATCCAATGATTGAGAAGCAGATTCAGGCTGAAAACGAATTCGCTCATTTGCTGGGAAGAGTTCGTTTTGCAGATAACCAACCCTCAGCAATTCTCATTATTGACAATGAGTTGGACGAAGGGCGCCACCAACCTGCCACGTTGCAGAACAACTAG
- a CDS encoding extracellular solute-binding protein produces the protein MNKALLSTIAIGALCIPFASAKAFAKEVRVYSGRHYNTDREVFKAFSQSTGIKVRLIEATGISLVERLKREGAKSQADVILLVDAARINNAANAGLLAPIQSSLLNKEVPKQYRDPNNRWFGLTRRVRAIIVNPKIVDPGSIKTYADLANPKFKGKLCLRKRKNVYNQSLVADQIVLKGKNKASQWVKGMVANVSQPFFGGDTSLIRAVGQGKCGIGVVNHYYLARMQAGKSGAKDKTLGNAIKLIMPNPAHVNISAAGVAKSAKNKKEAIQLIEFLASPKGSAKLAGPTYEYPMRGYGSASQLKAFGKFNPDNVSISALGKNQKLAIQIMAANGWK, from the coding sequence ATGAACAAGGCTCTTTTAAGCACAATTGCAATTGGTGCTTTATGCATTCCTTTTGCAAGTGCCAAAGCCTTCGCAAAAGAGGTTCGAGTTTACTCAGGAAGGCACTACAACACGGACAGGGAGGTTTTCAAAGCCTTTAGTCAATCGACAGGCATCAAAGTGCGGTTGATTGAGGCAACAGGAATTTCGCTTGTTGAACGGCTGAAGCGCGAAGGGGCAAAGTCCCAGGCTGACGTGATCCTGCTGGTTGACGCAGCAAGAATTAATAATGCTGCTAACGCAGGATTATTAGCGCCCATACAGTCCAGCCTTCTCAATAAGGAAGTACCAAAACAATATCGAGATCCTAATAATCGATGGTTTGGCCTAACACGACGCGTGCGCGCGATCATCGTTAATCCAAAAATCGTTGATCCAGGTTCGATCAAAACATATGCTGACTTAGCAAATCCAAAATTCAAAGGCAAGCTCTGCCTGAGAAAGCGCAAAAATGTCTATAACCAATCACTTGTTGCTGATCAAATCGTTCTGAAAGGCAAAAACAAAGCTTCCCAATGGGTCAAGGGAATGGTTGCAAACGTCAGCCAGCCATTCTTCGGAGGAGATACCTCATTAATTCGTGCGGTTGGCCAGGGGAAATGTGGCATTGGAGTCGTCAATCATTACTACCTGGCAAGAATGCAAGCTGGAAAGTCAGGAGCGAAGGATAAGACCCTTGGCAATGCAATCAAATTGATCATGCCAAATCCAGCACACGTCAACATCAGTGCTGCTGGTGTCGCAAAATCAGCAAAAAACAAAAAAGAAGCAATTCAGTTGATTGAATTTTTGGCATCCCCAAAAGGCAGTGCCAAACTGGCAGGTCCAACTTATGAATATCCTATGAGAGGCTATGGATCAGCATCTCAGCTCAAAGCTTTTGGCAAATTCAATCCTGACAATGTATCAATCAGCGCGCTCGGTAAAAATCAAAAACTAGCAATACAGATTATGGCTGCAAATGGCTGGAAGTAA
- a CDS encoding Fe2+-dependent dioxygenase: MHFLSTPLLEQHDVDAIVESLSFDSTLWRDGSLTAGEFAAAVKKNKQLDPKSPAMVSGVDLVTKKLIANPLIKSFSLVKRVHSIMFSKCEEGDGYGWHVDNPFSKYGRRDLSFTIFLSDLSDYQGGELSIQLSQESCDIRLPPGQIFLYPSTALHCVQTLTSGTRLVCVGWIESYVPSSEDRLLLFNLEAAARSLLARHGRSDELDLIYQSYVNAIRRLSG, from the coding sequence ATGCATTTCTTATCAACACCTTTGCTTGAACAGCATGATGTTGATGCCATTGTCGAATCGTTGAGTTTTGATTCAACGCTTTGGCGTGACGGCAGCCTGACGGCTGGTGAATTTGCGGCGGCTGTCAAAAAGAATAAACAGCTTGATCCGAAGTCGCCAGCAATGGTGTCTGGAGTGGATCTCGTCACCAAAAAGCTGATTGCGAATCCTCTGATTAAGAGTTTCTCTCTAGTTAAGAGAGTTCATTCGATTATGTTTTCTAAGTGTGAGGAAGGCGATGGCTATGGCTGGCATGTTGACAATCCTTTCTCGAAGTATGGAAGGAGAGATCTTTCTTTTACCATCTTTTTGTCTGATTTAAGTGATTATCAAGGAGGTGAGCTGTCGATTCAACTATCTCAAGAAAGTTGTGATATACGGTTGCCACCAGGACAGATTTTTCTCTATCCGAGCACGGCACTTCATTGCGTTCAAACACTGACGAGTGGTACACGTTTGGTTTGTGTTGGCTGGATCGAGAGTTATGTACCGTCCAGTGAAGATCGTCTATTGCTGTTTAATCTTGAAGCGGCAGCTCGATCTCTTTTAGCGCGTCATGGACGTTCTGATGAGCTTGATCTTATTTATCAATCTTATGTCAATGCTATTAGGCGGCTATCAGGGTAA